In the Longimicrobiales bacterium genome, ATCGGCCTACGGGAGAGATCCCGACGTCGTCCATGGCCGACATCGCGTTCCTCCTGCTGGTGTTCTTCCTGGTGACGACCGTCTTCGACGAGGAGCGCGGTCTCAGCATCGTGCTCCCCGAGGCCGAGAACGAGGTAGAGGTTCCGCCCAGGAACATCCTCTTCCTGATGGTGCAGCCGGACGGTCTGGTGAACATACAGCGCGGCGAGAACCCGCAGATCCAGGCGGGCGTCCGGGCCAGCCAGATCAGCGCGATCTGGCGCCAGGAGCTGGCGAACAACCCGAACCTGATCGCGGCGGTGCAGACGGCGCCGAACGCGCCGTACCGGTTCATGGTGGACGTGCTGGACCAGCTGCAGACGGCTGGTGCCGACAAGATCTCGCTTCAGATCCTGGAGTAGCGGACGATGATGACCAAGGGTGGACTGAAGCGGAAGTCGAAGGCGGCAAGCGAGATCCCATCGTCCTCACTCGCGGACATGGCGTTCCTGCTGCTGATCTTCTTCATGGTGACCACGACGTTCCGCAAGGAAGAGGATCGTGACGTCGTGTTCCCGGAGGCGGAGGCGACGGAGAAGCTGGAGCAGCCGCGCAAGGACGTGCTGCATGTGTACGTCGAGTCGGATGGCTCGATCTACATCAACGACCAGCTGTATGCCACGCAGGACGTATCCAACGTGATCGCCCCGATGTATGCGGCGAACACGGCGATGGTGGTGATGCTGCGGTCCGACCGCGACGTCGCCTACACACAGATCGACCAGATCCTGGAAGAGCTGCAGGCGGCTGGCGCGGTTCGTGTATCGTTCTACACGAACCTGGAACAGCGGGTGACCCGCGAACGGAGGTAGAGAATGGAACAGATGTCCACTTTCGACACTGCGAACGACCGCTTCAAGCGGGGTTTCGGCGACTGGTTCTGGTATTCCATCGCCGGCGCCGCCCTGTTCCACGTGGTGCTGTTCGCGTTCTTCCCCAACCTGTCCTCGGCGGACGTGTCGATCACGACCGAGTCGATGGAAGCCATCGACATTCCGGACAACATCGAGATCCCGCCGCCGCCGGAGCAGATTGCGCGTCCGGCGACGCCGGTGGTAAGTGCCGCCGACATCAGCGAGGACATCACGATCGCACCGACGACGTTCGATGCGAACCCGATCGAGAACCTGCCGCCGCCGCCGAGCTCGTCGGCGGGCGATGCGGATCTGTCGGCGGCGCCGGTATTCACGCCGATGACGGTCGCGCCGGAGCTGCAGAACCGGGCCGACGTGCAGCGGGCGCTCGTGCGGAATTATCCGCCGCTGCTGCGAGACGCGGGCATCGGCGGCAGCCCGACCGTTCACTTCTTCATTGATGAGAACGGCCGCGTCCTGAAGACGCTGCTGTCGAAGTCGAGCGGGTATCCGGCGCTGGATGATGCGGCGATTGCCGTCGCCCAGCAGATGAAGTTCTCGCCCGCGCTGAACCGCGACAAGAAGGTCCAGGTGTGGGTGGAGATCCCGATCGTCTTCACTGCGAAGTAACGCAGCGGGGCGCAGGCGGCCCGGCACGGGAGAAGGAGACCGGTCGAACCGACCGGTCTCCTTTTTTTCTGCCGGTACATTCTGATTGATCTTTGCGCGGACGCGACCTACAATTTCGCAGATGTATCGTGAACGACTGAAGGAGAACCTGCCGCAGGTGAGGGAGCGCATCGAGCGTGCGCTCGAGCGGTCCGGCCGGCGGCACGCCGTGCGCGTAGTGGCGGTAACGAAGGGGCATCCTGTGGATGCGGTGCGTGACGCCGCCGGAGCCGGGCTGCATGACGTGGGCGAGAACCGCGTCCAGGAGCTGGACGCCAAGCGCACTGAGCTGGAGGGCTCGGACGTTACAGTCACCTGGCATCTGATCGGGCACCTGCAGCGCAACAAGGCCCGGCGGGCGGTGCAGCTTTTCGATCGCATCCACTCCATCGATTCGCTGCGGCTCGCGCGCGAGCTGTCGGCGGAGGCGGCACGCGCCGGCATCACTGTACGTGGCCTGGTGCAGGTGAACGTGTCGGGCGAGCAGTCCAAGGGCGGCTTCGATGCGGATCGGGCCGTCGAGGAGATCCGGCAGGTGGCGGCGTTGCCGTCGATCGAGTGCGAAGGACTCATGACGATGGCGCCACTGACGGATGACGAGGCGGTAGTTCGCGCCACGTTCGCAGGTGCGCGCGCGCTGCTGGAGCGGTGCATTGCAGAGGGTGCGGGGCTGAGCGGCGCCGAGCTGTCGATGGGGATGTCCGGCGACTTCGAGATCGCCGTCGAGGAAGGAAGCACAATGCTGCGACTTGGTACGATCCTGTTCGGAGAGCGAACCCAATGATCGACCTGACTCCGCTCGAGGTGAGAAAGAAGAAGGGCGATTTCCGTCGCGCCATGCGCGGCTATGATCCTGCCCTGGTCGACGACTTTCTGGACCTGGTGGCGGACCGGCTCGAGGAGCTG is a window encoding:
- a CDS encoding biopolymer transporter ExbD; protein product: MMTKGGLKRKSKAASEIPSSSLADMAFLLLIFFMVTTTFRKEEDRDVVFPEAEATEKLEQPRKDVLHVYVESDGSIYINDQLYATQDVSNVIAPMYAANTAMVVMLRSDRDVAYTQIDQILEELQAAGAVRVSFYTNLEQRVTRERR
- a CDS encoding YggS family pyridoxal phosphate-dependent enzyme, which translates into the protein MYRERLKENLPQVRERIERALERSGRRHAVRVVAVTKGHPVDAVRDAAGAGLHDVGENRVQELDAKRTELEGSDVTVTWHLIGHLQRNKARRAVQLFDRIHSIDSLRLARELSAEAARAGITVRGLVQVNVSGEQSKGGFDADRAVEEIRQVAALPSIECEGLMTMAPLTDDEAVVRATFAGARALLERCIAEGAGLSGAELSMGMSGDFEIAVEEGSTMLRLGTILFGERTQ
- a CDS encoding biopolymer transporter ExbD, which gives rise to MALMRKKNRPTGEIPTSSMADIAFLLLVFFLVTTVFDEERGLSIVLPEAENEVEVPPRNILFLMVQPDGLVNIQRGENPQIQAGVRASQISAIWRQELANNPNLIAAVQTAPNAPYRFMVDVLDQLQTAGADKISLQILE
- a CDS encoding TonB family protein codes for the protein MEQMSTFDTANDRFKRGFGDWFWYSIAGAALFHVVLFAFFPNLSSADVSITTESMEAIDIPDNIEIPPPPEQIARPATPVVSAADISEDITIAPTTFDANPIENLPPPPSSSAGDADLSAAPVFTPMTVAPELQNRADVQRALVRNYPPLLRDAGIGGSPTVHFFIDENGRVLKTLLSKSSGYPALDDAAIAVAQQMKFSPALNRDKKVQVWVEIPIVFTAK